A stretch of Acipenser ruthenus chromosome 1, fAciRut3.2 maternal haplotype, whole genome shotgun sequence DNA encodes these proteins:
- the LOC117421504 gene encoding neuropeptide Y receptor type 2-like: protein MSTVEMGPMDLDRQVNLTVEDDYRSLIDSSIPVCCTNSTTPSFDHLPPDLEDSTKLIGVQIVLIAAYCTIILLGVIGNSLVIYVVFKFKTLRTVTNFFIANLAVADLLVNTLCLPFTLIYTLVGEWKFGQVLCFMVPYAQGLAVHVSTVTLTVIALDRHRCIVYHFETKMSKETCFIVIGITWMISAVLASPLAIFREYGTFHISPDKSIQFCTEKWSDNNRDGTVYSISMLLLQYVLPLSIISFAYIRIWSKLKNHVSPGEGNVRHHRRRKTTKMLVTVVVVFAVSWLPFHAFQLGIDIDNNVLDMKNFKLMYTIFHVIAMCSTFANPFLYGWMNNNYRNAFITVFKCEQRVDSIHLEGQVEFSTKKKTLEAEDIASANGHSTKRHPTNV from the coding sequence ATGTCTACAGTGGAAATGGGACCAATGGACTTGGATAGGCAAGTGAACCTGACAGTGGAGGATGACTATAGATCATTAATAGACTCTAGTATACCTGTATGCTGCACAAACTCTACAACTCCATCCTTTGACCACCTCCCACCAGATCTGGAAGACAGCACAAAGCTGATTGGCGTGCAAATCGTACTTATAGCAGCTTACTGTACCATTATTCTTCTAGGGGTTATTGGCAACTCCTTGGTCATCTATGTTGTATTTAAGTTTAAAACACTGCGCACTGTTACAAATTTTTTCATTGCAAACCTTGCTGTGGCAGATTTATTGGTAAATACTTTGTGCCTGCCATTTACATTGATCTACACCCTTGTAGGCGAGTGGAAATTTGGACAAGTGTTGTGCTTTATGGTCCCATATGCTCAAGGTTTAGCAGTGCACGTATCCACGGTAACCCTAACTGTCATTGCTCTAGACAGACATAGATGCATAGTCTATCACTTTGAGACCAAGATGTCCAAGGAGACTTGCTTTATTGTCATTGGTATTACATGGATGATCAGTGCAGTACTAGCAAGCCCACTGGCCATCTTTAGAGAGTATGGTACATTCCACATATCCCCTGATAAATCTATTCAGTTTTGTACTGAGAAATGGTCTGATAACAACCGAGATggcactgtatacagtatctCAATGCTGCTGCTGCAATATGTGTTGCCACTGTCAATCATTTCCTTTGCATACATCCGAATCTGGAGTAAACTGAAGAACCATGTAAGTCCAGGCGAAGGGAATGTTCGACACCACAGAAGAAGGAAAACCACAAAAATGTTGGTTACCGTTGTGGTAGTGTTTGCCGTGAGCTGGTTGCCATTTCATGCTTTTCAGCTAGGAATTGATATTGATAACAATGTCTTAGATATGAAAAATTTTAAATTAATGTATACCATATTTCATGTAATAGCTATGTGCTCTACCTTTGCCAACCCATTCCTTTATGGGTGGATGAATAATAACTACAGAAATGCTTTCATAACTGTGTTTAAATGCGAGCAGAGGGTTGATTCTATCCACCTGGAGGGCCAAGTGGagttcagtacaaaaaaaaagaccttgGAAGCAGAAGATATAGCCAGTGCGAATGGTCACTCAACCAAACGACATCCCACCAATGTTTGA